The Streptomyces sp. V3I7 genome segment CATGACGAACGCGGCACCGAGGGCCATCAGCGCGCGGTAGGCGATGAGCTGGCCCGGGGAGCCGGACTCGGCGGCGAGGGCCGAGCCGAGGCCGAACACGACGAGGCCGCCGAGCAGGACCTTCTTGCGGCCCACCCGGTCGCCGATGAGGCCCGCGGTGAACAGCAGGCCCGCGAAGACCAGGGTGTAGGCGTTGATGGCCCACTCGATCTCGCTCTGGGTCGCACCCAGTCCGGTCGGCGCCGGGGTGGCGATGGTCTTGATCGCGACGTTCAGGATCGAGTTGTCCAGCACCACGATCAGCAGGCTCAGCATCAGCACGCCGAGGATCGCCCAGCGGCGCCGGTGCACCGCTTCGGGTATTCGAGGGGCGGAGACGGCAGGAGTTGTCATGGATCCGACCCTAGAACCATTTCAATACGGCACCGTCTCGTATCTGAATTCTTTTACCGAGACCTTACGCGTACGGCGAGATCGAGGCGGCCCGCGCACCATGTCAAGTGGGGGTCCCTCTGGCCGTCCTTGGCACGAGGTGCCACCATGGAGGGGATCCGGGGACGCCGTCAGGGCGCCTCGAGATGACTTGTAAGGAGCCGTTGCAATGACGCAGCTTTCGGCTGCCCAGACGAAGCCCTCCGACGGCAGCAAGGCGCTGTACGGGGGCAAGGGCACGCGCCGTATCACCGTCCGCGACATCGCCCTCGCCAAGGAGCGGGGCGAGAAGTGGCCCATGCTCACCGCCTACGACGCGATGACCGCGTCCGTCTTCGACGAGGCCGGCATCCCCGTGATGCTGGTCGGCGACTCGGCGGGCAACTGCCACCTCGGGTACGACACCACCGTGCCCGTCACCCTCGACGAGATGACCGTGCTGTCCGCCGCGGTCGTACGCGGCACGAACCGCGCCCTGATCGTCGGCGACCTGCCCTTCGGCTCGTACCAGGAGGGCCCGGTGCAGGCCCTGCGCTCGGCGACCCGCCTGGTGAAGGAGGCCGGGGTCGGCGCCGTGAAGCTGGAGGGCGGCGAGCGCTCGCACGAGCAGATCCGGCTGCTGGTGGAGTCCGGCATCCCGGTCATGGCCCACATCGGCCTGACCCCGCAGTCCGTCAACGCCATGGGCTACCGCGTCCAGGGGCGCGGCGAGGAGGCGGCCGCGCAGCTGCTGCGCGACGCCAAGTCCGTGCAGGACGCGGGCGCCTTCGCGGTGGTCCTCGAACTGGTCCCCGCGGAGCTGGCCGCCGAGGTCACCCGTGTGCTGCACATCCCGACCGTCGGTATCGGCGCGGGCCCGGAGACGGACGCGCAGGTCCTGGTGTGGACCGACATGATGGGGCTGACCGGCGGCCGCGTCCCGAAGTTCGTCAAGAAGTACGCCGACCTGCGCACGGTCATGGGCGACGCCGCCAAGGCCTTCGCGGAGGACGTCGTGGGCGGCACGTTCCCGGCCGAGGAGCACTCCGTCCACTGACGTACATCAGACCACTGCGGTAACACCACGGACAGCCTCTGCCGACTTCCCCCATCGGCAGGGGCTGTCCCCTTTTTGCGCCTGAACCGGCGCCGCTCTCGCGGAGGCGGTTGCTCGCCGTCGTGGTTACTCAATTGATGGTTGCGGTGGTCGTCGGGGGTTTTTGCGCCTTGAACCGGCGCCGCTCTCGCGGAGGCGGTTGCTCGCCGTCGTGGTTACTCAATTGGTGGTTGCGGTGGTCGTCGGGGGTTTGTCGGTGCTGTCGGCTTCTTGTCGGCGGTTTGTCAGTGGCGGCTGGCACTGTCCTTGCCATGACGCGAATCGACAAGAACCCCAGGGGCGGGAGCCACGCGGTACAGGTGCGGGGGCTGGTCAAGCACTACGGCGAGACCAAGGCGCTGGACGGCGTCGACCTCGATGTGCGCGAGGGCACCGTGATGGGCGTGCTCGGGCCGAACGGCGCGGGCAAGACCACCCTCGTACGGATCCTGTCCACCCTGCTGGCCCCCGACGCCGGCCAGGCGACCGTGGCCGGGTACGACGCCGTGCGCCAGCCCCGGCAGCTGCGCCGGGTGATCG includes the following:
- the panB gene encoding 3-methyl-2-oxobutanoate hydroxymethyltransferase; the protein is MTQLSAAQTKPSDGSKALYGGKGTRRITVRDIALAKERGEKWPMLTAYDAMTASVFDEAGIPVMLVGDSAGNCHLGYDTTVPVTLDEMTVLSAAVVRGTNRALIVGDLPFGSYQEGPVQALRSATRLVKEAGVGAVKLEGGERSHEQIRLLVESGIPVMAHIGLTPQSVNAMGYRVQGRGEEAAAQLLRDAKSVQDAGAFAVVLELVPAELAAEVTRVLHIPTVGIGAGPETDAQVLVWTDMMGLTGGRVPKFVKKYADLRTVMGDAAKAFAEDVVGGTFPAEEHSVH